TCTTCGTATTGGACATTGGCAAGGGCTGGCTGCCCGCGCAGCTGGCCGCCAATGCAGGAGGGCCGAGTTGGGGCGTCGCGTGCGGCGTTGCGGCGATCGTCGGTCATAGTCTCTCGCCGTTCCTTCGATTCAAGGGCGGCAAGGGCGTGGCTACGGGCGGGGGCGTTGTGATCGGCGTGGCCCCTCTGGCCGCGCTGGTCGCCATCTCGCTTTTCGTGCTTGCGCTGACCCTAGGGCGATGGGTGTCGCTGGCGTCGATCATTGCTACCGTCTCGGTGCCGGTCGCTGCTTGGGCGTTCGGCTACTCTCCGGTCGTTGTCGGCGTTACGGGCGCGGCGGCGGCGCTCATCGTCTGGCGGCACCGCGAGAACATAAAGCGACTGATGCAGGGTACGGAACCCAAACTAACCTGGCGCAAGACGGCTCTAACGCCCGGCGAGGCGGCCAAGAGAATCGCGCTTTCGGGCTTCCAAGGCGAACCGCTGGACCCTCAGTTAGCTTTGCCGCCCGCGCTATTGGAGGAGGGAGGCGCCTTCGTTCAGGCTTGGCAAGCGGGCCGTCTGATCGGACAGGCGGGCGACGCTTTTCCGACCGAACCGAATCGGGCTGTGCAAATTTGGACGGCCGCTCGCCAGCTCTCCGATCGATCGAGCGCCGACCGTCTCGTCGTCTTTGTCGCCGGCAGCCCCGATTCAAAACCCGACCACGCTTCGATTACGCTCGCGCAATACGATGTGCAGGGTCAGCGGATCTGGGCCCTGCCGCTGAACGAAATTGAGTCGGCCGCCGATGCGCTCGGCAGAATCTGTGCGCTCCACGGCCTCGACCCATCTTTGGCGACCCTTCTGCTTTCCTGTCCGGCCCAGCGATTCGAAATCCAAATCACGTCAACATAGCAGGATGCTCGGCGCCTCGC
Above is a genomic segment from Armatimonadota bacterium containing:
- the plsY gene encoding glycerol-3-phosphate 1-O-acyltransferase PlsY, which translates into the protein MGIETGILAILGSYFLGSIPFGFLVARWLYGVDIRRHGSGNIGATNVYRTLGPAPGLVVFVLDIGKGWLPAQLAANAGGPSWGVACGVAAIVGHSLSPFLRFKGGKGVATGGGVVIGVAPLAALVAISLFVLALTLGRWVSLASIIATVSVPVAAWAFGYSPVVVGVTGAAAALIVWRHRENIKRLMQGTEPKLTWRKTALTPGEAAKRIALSGFQGEPLDPQLALPPALLEEGGAFVQAWQAGRLIGQAGDAFPTEPNRAVQIWTAARQLSDRSSADRLVVFVAGSPDSKPDHASITLAQYDVQGQRIWALPLNEIESAADALGRICALHGLDPSLATLLLSCPAQRFEIQITST